CTTAAACGATAGAGAGACATATGTGTCGACCGTGCATGCTATATACCTTTAAAAATAATAGTAAACTAAGACCCTATTTTCCAATTACGGCTTAATAAAATGAGTCGGAGTACGTACCCACGCATTGTTACTGGCTGCAGTAGGTTTtgcaaaacattggccaaataaccggTTTAAGAGtacatgagcaaatacagaatcccatTATCTTCATTTATAAAGCCTCGCAtttagccaaagaaggaaattgCCAAGATGGAAAAGATGTATTCCTTTATTTAAGACACTGTGCTACTTTCGAatacattagaaaaaaaacagttaaaacacATGGTGGTAAAAGATATCCATTTACATGGGGTTTGCATATGGATGAGGAGATGGGTCCATGCCACTTCCGGCCCAACTCTTCAGAGGGTTAAAATGACTGATTGATCCCCACATTGCATGTTTGAATAATGGGATGAGTTCTAGTGTGGGGTTTACATAAGAGATCTGGGAATGTAGAGCACAAATTAAAGTCATCAGTCAATATTCTGGACTATTATCATCAATACCAACTGTtaagtgaaaatgtttctttttgtccaaCATATATTCATGTTCTAATCAGTTGTAGAGAAATTGGGTAAGTAGGGAAATAACTATAATATATCCCTGTAGGTGAGGTACAATTCAGCAGAGGGAAGGGGGAAGCCAACAGGAGGCCCATAGACGGATACAGTGAGACACCAACTAGACAAGGTTGCAAACATGGAAAGACTGGAGTCATCATGACACTGGGGATGGCAAAAGGTGTAGGACAAGATGGTCTAGAGACACCAGCTGTGGGACAACGGTCTCGTGGGTGTGGATGGACCCGAGACAGAACGGGAGGGTCAGCAAGACTGGGTCAGCCGACCAGACTGAGCCATTTAGTTCAGCATATAGTGATAGTGTTCTTCTATTACTCAGACTGAACTACTCTTTTCCCCTTTGAAAACCACGTTGTTTCTTTTAATGTCTTAAATCTGTTTTATGGAAAATTATTGGCTGCTGATTTGTCAACTTTGAAAAAAAGTGACAGTATTGAAAAGAAACATCGGTTCATGGTCCTAATGGTGTGAGGTCTTTACTAAGACCGTTATCATTGGCTTCTGTATTAATGACATATTTAAAGTGCACAGATTTCAGTTCATTAGACATAATATTAGTGATTAAAGAAGAGCCTCTCTGTTTTTGCTTAGTTAAGAGGGAACTGGAGACTGCGGCGCTGGCTGATAAAGAAAGGTCCAACCCTGAGGAGGTGCGTATGACCAAAGATACTCTCATTACCTTGTTAACAGAACATGAAGGATACATGTTTTACAGGAATCCAAAGTGGTGGAGAAAGACCTCTCCTGCTTGTCAGTGTCAGGTGTGTATTTCACCTGTCCCCTAACTGGAGCCACTTTGACTAAGAGTGAGAGGGAAGTTCACATCAAAGAGGCCATCTTAATGGTACGTCTGGAGATATGGCGCTGGTTATTATCAACAATGTGTTTGCAACATGACTTTTTGATGCGAATGTCGTTTTCACTGCCAGCGGTTTGAGGAGGACGCTGTGGAGGCGTCGGTAATGATGGTCCACACAttcaacaaagacaaagagaaagtcaAGGCCGCCGTGGACATCATGAGCAAGTACGACTCTGTAGATCCATGCTGACTTTTAAGTTACCACAAGGAACTTTAAACCCAGTTCTGATCCAATCCAAGCCTCAATGAGACCTACATAAGTTAAAAACACCAGCAGGGAGAAGACGGCTTATTTCTTTATTCTGAATGTCTGATATCAGACAATATCCTCCCAGCTTAGACTGCCACAGAGCAACAAGATCTCAGTGGACAGAACCAGTTTTGCTGCTGCTCattgggaaggaaaaaaaagctcagtGACTAGAAGACGTTCCTCCAGTGAGGAGACACCACGCTGCTGGACACCCAGTGCGTATTACTGGAAGAACGAGACGCGGTGCTGGGGGGGTTGGACTGTTGGACCCTGCTGCAGTAGAATAAGAGGTTTTCTAAAAGTAGCCCTGGTGGAAGAAACACTGCCGCTTTATACCACAGGGGCGCCAGAATGAAGTGAAGATACAAGTTCCTCGTTATAACTGAAGTTCAGCTTTTGATTTGCTTTTTACTCAGTTGAATATCCTTCTCTAATTTGATGTGTGTAACAATAATCATGTTTTCTCATTTGTAATAGATATATTGAGAATATATGTAAGAATCCCACAGAGGAGAAATATAGGAAGATTAAACTCAGCAACAAGGTGTACCAAGTAAGTTCAAGTCCAGTCATCATTCAAatttttcctcctcatcttttACATCATCTCCTTTTATATCTTCTTCCAGGAGAAGGTTCGCTGCGTCGACGGCTGCAGAGAGTTCCTGGAGGCCCTGGGCTTCACAAGCATTCTGCTCCCTGTAGAGGGTCAAGGTAAATGAGCCCTGACAAGCTGCCCAACAGACCAGAGCCAGCTGTTGCATGTGGTCATGTGCGCTGTCCTTTGCTGGagctcagaggaggaagaggagttccTGGTCCTACTAGAGCACGGTCCCGATGCCCTGGAGCTCATGAAGGAGCGGAGGGACcgtctgcagagaggagagccgGTCAGAGCTCAGCTGGACCGACAGCCTCAGGCCTTCAGATCATCTCCCCACGGGCAGCGCTTCGAGCTGCCGCCAGACTTCTACAACCTGACtgcagaggagctgaagagggagcAGCACCAGAGGCACGATCTCACGCTCATCTCCATCATGGTCCGGTGCCGTTTGTCATCTTAGATAACTTCCCTCTTGTGATTTTTCAAGGAGCGAGTCGGTGGAGAAGAACGCCATGATGCGCACTAAAGCcatgagggagaaggaggagcagagggagagaaggaagtaCAACTACACTCTGCTCCGAATCAGGTTGCCTGATGGAAGTCTGCTACAAGGTAACCACACAGAAGAACATCTGGCCCCCAGCTGTAAGTCGGGCACAACTATCGGCGCTAACTCCTCGTGACGTCTGCCGTTCCTCAGGGACGTTTTACGCGTGGGACCGGCTCACCACGCTCTTCTGCTTTGTTCGGGACTCTTTGGTGGACGGCTGGCGTCCCTTTGAGCTCCTCGCTCCTGGAGGTCAGAAGCTCACAGAATCTGAGGAAGTGGCCCTTGCAGAGTGTAACTTGGTGAGTGGACCCCACAGGAAGTAGTTGTATATCATTAAATGCAGAGACCCGTGATATGCTCTACTTTTACAGTGACTGTTAATATTCAGGAAGTGATAACAAGCAATGCAAACAAAACATGACACACTACGCTgtccattttatttacatataaaatatattatgaAGACTTGGTCAGTTTGTGAGGCACACATTAAGACGAAGACCTGTGGTTCCTAATTCAAAGCATCGCATTCAACGTCTTTCAGCAATAGAACTCTACACAAAACAAAGTATCTTCAGATTACTTgtgtctttccttccttcctgatgTTTTACCCTTTGTCTCTTTAAACTGGGCAGCAGCCTTCGCCCCCGCTGGCTGTGAGATTGTAGTCGGTTAATAAGATGCCATGATGGCTTGTAGTCTCTGCTAGTCTGTAGTCTGTTTTCCATTGACACTACCTTCATCACAATATAAGAGGCAGTACGGCCAATGTTACAGTTCAAGGCGAACGCTTGAACTGTAACCGTATTGACAATAACTATTGCCTCGAGTACCTAATCGATTTTATAATGCGGTTGTCGGATATTTTAAATGATAAGCTGCCTTTCATTTGTTAGCTAATAATCAACAAAAGTGTGGTGCTAAGCTAGGAGATTGACATTCATTTGTCAAATGAAAGCGTAAAAAAATTGCACTATTTAGAGGTGTTGAAGCCAGATATCTTATTGTAAAAGGCCAGGTTTGGGTTCTGATAGGTTGGCAGCATTAATAGTAAAGTGAAAATCAATGTGGCTCAATAATCTGTCATTACTTGCTTAGGTTCCTGCGGCGCTGCTCACGTTCTCCTGGGATGCAGCTGTGCAGGCAGATATAACTGCTGCAGGGGGGTCGAGCTCGGCAATCCTCAAACCGGAGCTGCTGGAGACCCTTCGGACCCTGAGCTGAGCTCTGGTACTGCAGAGCTGAGCCCTCCAATGTCCTTCATTCCTTCCCTGTAGTTCTAGCAGAGCTCTTCAGCCCGAGAGGAGACGCTGTAGAGAACTCAACGAGCTCCAATATGGTTTTGTCGCCGATGCGTTTTTGTTGTTGAGGCTCAAGTTGAAGACTTTAGCTTCTGGTTTGTTTGCTTCAATAAATAAGAACTTTAAATGTGATGCGTTTGTATTGCATACGAGCACAAATGCAATCACAAGATCCTACAACTACTGGATCTTCCTCTGCGTATCCTCGGCTTCAAACACAATTCATGCCAAGTTTATAAGTTCAGCAAAGTATTATGTTTAATTAGTTTGTTGTGTGATGAAGATTCTACCACCTAACAATACCTAGTATTGATTGGTTTGGAGCTTTATTCGAAACTTAATCCTATTAAATAACCTAAAGCAGAAGAATCATGTGGACTTTTTTCAATTCATCTGGAGTCTTGTATTTGTATCAAACACATTTCCTTGAGATAAAAACAGGAGAAAGTTTAACATAACACTTATGCTTCAAAttttaaattaataatttaCCTGCAAAAATCTATAGCAGGTAAAAGTATACTGCTATATTAAAGCAACAACACCCTACCTCTCATTGCTCATCAGTCTATACACGCGTGTGTATGTGAACATAGGTTTTATTGATGTCATCTCTGCTTTAGCGGCTCACACGGAATCATTGAAATGTGTAAATGTTGATCAGCATTGTAACCCTAATAACCAATTATGTGATAAGTCTACGTAAATATATTATTCTAATATGCCTGTAAAAGATGTAAtctaaatgtttgtttaataaacagTTGATATGCAATTGAGTGTTTAATAGGAATTTGTTTATGAAGGAAAACTAACCACCGTTCTACAGGAACCATTGAACTAGTTAACCTTAACAGAAGATGGGCCACAGTAAAAGCTTAATGTTATTACATTAGGAAGCTTTATCATAACGCTACTAAAAGGCACGGAAGAGAAATGATTGGAATATATAAAAGTGCAgtacttttattcatgtttaatgAATTTATCCTGTTCAAGTATtcttgaaaaaaatacatatttatgaaACAATGTGACTGGAGCTAACTTTTCAAGCAGAGATCTAAAATCTAGTCAGTGAGTCCGCAGTCAGAAACAGCAGAATAAATTCACTTTTTGTAAATGTACAGAAGAACTTTCAGCCTCACTACCCGACTTATTCTGCTTGTACTATATACATACAAAGACACATTTAGAATAGATGCCCAATTCTGTCATAGATCAACAGTTCAAGGACTGTAAATAATGTTGTTCTGAACTGTTGAAGCGGTTCTCTTGAATGCTTCTAATGAATATTTGGAGAACTCCGTTCTTTCTCCCTTTGATCAACTCAAAGAGCCAAAGCTGATTCCAGAGACGCTAACGAGGTTTCTCAGCACAGAAATCAGACCCTTAAACTTAAAACCAAACGTCCCTTAATTATTATATCACACCTTCCTGATTTAACTACATGTCACAAGCCACATGACTGCAAATCATTTAGACAAGGAAACCAAAGAAGAACTGGATGCAGAGCAGAAGTCACCTGCTGTGAGGTGATGCTGCTTGAAGATTCTGTCAAGGACAAAGTCAGAACACTCCGAGGAATCAGCTGATCCGACGAGCCCTCAGGCCGTTGAGATTCCCGAAGCAGGAAGTGTCGCCatgtcagaggaggagacctCCATCGGTCCCGCTCCGTCGCCGGTGGAGGTCTTTGTGGTGGAGTCTGGAGACGATCATTTATTGAGATCAAAAGCTTCTCACCCTCAACACTTTTAGCAACATCACTCAAAGTCAACAGGTTTTTCATCAGATGACCGAAATGAAGTCTGCGGTTAAAACAAGTTTGTGTTCCATTAAAAACTTGTACTTGGTAAAGTATTTCATGTAATAGTAAATGACCACCTTGTAAATGTTGAGGTTTAAGTGTCTTAAGGAAGCGGATGCTAACCCGGTGATGACCACTCATCTGCCTTTGGCTCCACAGGACGCCGTCGTGTCGAGTTCATTTATGACCCAAAGCTTTTCACTTTTAACTTTACCAGCTCAACCAAATGATGAGGACTTAAAAACACAGCTGCTATGGGGTGTAACTGGTACTATGATAGGGAGGGTTAGGGGGACACTATGGGGTGTAACTGGTACTATGATAGGGAGGGTTAGGGGGACACTATGGGGTGTAACTGGTACTATGATAGGGAGGGTTAGGGGGACACTATGGGGTGTAACTGGTACTATGATAGGGAGGGTTAGGGGGACACTATGGGGTGTAACTGGTACTATGATAGGGAGGGTTAGGGGGACACTATGGGGTGTAACTGGTACTATGATAGGGAGGGTTAGGGGGACACTATGGGGTGTAACTGGTACTATGATAGGGAGGGTTAGGGGGACACTATGGGGTGTAACTGGTACTATGATAGGGAGGGTTAGGGGGACACTATGGGGCGTAACTGGTACTATGATAGGGAGGGTTAGGGGGACACTATGGGGTGTAACTGGTACTATGATAGGGAGGGTTAGGGGGACACTATGGGGTGTAACTGGTACTATGATAGGGAGGGTTAGGGGGACACTATGGGGCGTAACTGGTACTATGATAGGGAGGGTTAGGGGGACACTATGGGGCGTAACTGGTACTATGATAGGGAGGGTTAGGGGGACACTATGGGGCGTAACTGGTACTATGATAGGGAGGGTTAGGGGGACACTATGGGGTGTAACTGGTACTATGATAGGGAGGGTTAGGGGGACACTATGGGGTGTAACTGGTACTATGATAGGGAGGGTTAGGGGGACACTATGGGGTGTAACTGGTACTATGATAGGGAGGGTTAGGGGGACACTATGGGGTGTAACTGGTACTATGATAGGGAGGGTTAGGGGGACACTATGGCGTGTAACTGGTACTATGATAGGGAGGATTAGGGGGACACTATGGGGCGTAACTGGTACTATTATAGGGAGGATTAGGGGGACACTATGGGGCGTAACTGGTACTATGATAGGGAGGGTTAGGGGGACACTATGGGGCGTAACTGGTACTATGATAGGGAGGGTTAGGGGGACACTATGGGGCGTAACTGGTACTATGATAGGGAGGGTTAGGGGGACACTATGGGGTGTAACTCACCGCTGTGAGTGGCGATGATCACACAGTCTTCCTCGTCGTCTTCCTCGGTGTCTGCTTGGAATCCGTCTACCTCCATTGTTTCCGTCTGTGAGGGAGAGCCGATTGATTAGGTGGAGGACACAAGGAACTCTTCCATTAGATCTATTGATTAGATCAGCAGTTCCCAAATTGGGGGTTGCAACCCCGTGGGGGGGGCCACTAAATGACGTCACTGCCTAATTTGCTTAATAGCAATTGACACGCTAGGATCATCGGAGACAGTCTGGACGGAGACATATGGTCTCCTCTCTGAATGCTGCAAGGCAGGAAGTGCAGAACAACACGTGCCTTCAGCCAGAAAAGAGTAAATAAAACAACGTCCCTATGTCCTCAAAGGGGGACTGAACAAGTCTGGACACCAGAGGATGAGATCGAGGACACACAGTACCTGCTCTGGGTCGGAGCATTTCTTCATGAACTTTGTTATGGACATGCTGCCCGAGCTCTTCCTCTTGTTGGAGGACAAGGACGTCTGAGGGGTGGTGGGTGAGCTCGCCTGGGAGCCCGTGGCAGCCTGCGGTTCTTCCCGGGACTCTTCTCGAGCTCCGGTGGTGAGGTAGGTCCATTGGCAGGGAACAGGAAGGGCCTCCTGGTCACAGCGGGTCAGAACCGCAGCGTGTACGTACCAGCAGCAGCGCCGGTAGGTGGAGCGCTTCTCATAAACAGCATTGCTCTTGATGAGACGCTTCACTTGTATTCTAACCAAAGAGGGAAGGGAAGTTATTTTAAATggacataaaaacacagcaacattATTCCAGCATTCACAACAAAGACGAAAATCTACAAACAGAACATTGAGTAAAAGGTGGTAGACAGACATTAGACAGCAGCTTGTGGCAACCTTGAACATATGATGACAATGTAGGATGTAGAGAATAAATCCTACTTTGTGGATGAAgatatttgtattattgttaGCTTTTACTTTAAGCCCATTACAGAACTTTGAGGATCAGAGGTTTCACCTGGTGGGGATGTTCTCTGCTTGGCTCTGAGGACTCAACAGTTcagggggcgaggaggaggagctctgcTGACGACAGAACTCCTGAAACTCAGTGATGATCACTTTGCTGCTGTTCAGGTTGCCGTGCAGAAGAGGAAGCAGCTGAGTGAGTACTGAGAGAGGAAACAGCTGATTAATCAACGGTTTCAATTTGTTGGAAAACAAACTTATCCAAACTTCTACTGGAGCATATTTTATGCACAGAAAGATTGGATTGTGTTTTCAGGTGTACTTTTTAACCCAAACTATAACTGCAAGCTTTATAGTAAATAATTGCtgccctcgctctctctctcacttacGTTGCGCATCCCTCTGACGCTTCTGTGTGGACGCCTCTGGACTCGGGCTGGTTTCTACTTTGGGTAAAGGATGGACCAGACACAAAGCATAAAGCTGGAAGAGCTGCAAAGCAGGACCTTCTTCCTCCCAGACGCAGCCCCTCACGACTGGCTCCAGCACCTTCATCCTCTTCTTGTTGCACATCAGCTCGTCCCACTCCCTTGCTTTCACTTTTTGTcgtagtttctgcttctccaAGTCACCGCCCTCCTGGGAAGTCACACGTGTTGATAGTGATGCAGAGCAAGCTAAAACTTCAACAATGAAGTCCAAACCAGGATATTAACAAGGATTTTAAAGATTAAAAGGCCTTTAAACACAAGGTACGTGgggcaaataaacacattcaattAAAACAGTTTCACCATTCATAGTGGATGTGGTTTGCAGTGCAATCTGTCAACATTGAAATTACTGAAAGTTCAGTCAAGTTATTATAAATCTtgatcacattactattactgtcatcatagaccaacattaccctttgctaaagtctttgtgccacaggcttctgtggatggtggttctatgtgatggtggttctatgtgatgtggtggtcctatgtgatggtggttctatgtgatggtggttctatgtgatggtccctgcagtggtcctgctgtacacctgcttactactcgcaCTTATTTGAATCATCTGTTgtatgaattgaatgtattgttcatcttctacattgttcattctgttctcatgacatcattgtagtctgtccaccaggagacggatcctcctctgatgttctccctgaggtttcttcccttttttccccatggaggGTTTTCATTATGTACACATAAATGACCTTTCAAAGATAACGTCCTTATTGTGTAAAAGCCTTCAGGAGACAAAgagatttctttaaaaacaacatgccTCTTCTTCTGGAGCCCCTTCATCGTCTGAGAGGTATCCATGAGGAACAAAGAagccatcatcatcgtcatcatcttcacctccttcctcctcgtcttcctgacAATTATCAAAAGGTTCAACGGTTGACTAAAGAGTAAAAGGTACATTTCAACCACAAAACTTCTCCTATACTCCTTTTACTCCTATGTATACTTTGCttcaaagctttttaaaaaaatgaataattaagtcGTTTTTGTATCTTTTTAAGTGTTTTGAATTTATTTCTGTTGCAAGTGAAGAGAATGTTTCTTTGGAAGAACTTTTTTGTGTGGAGCCAATTTTccctttaaatttaaaaatgtaaatcatttttatgaATTCTATAAAATGTTCACCACTGCTCTGTTATCCAAGGTCCTCCGGGCTGATTTGGCCAATGAGAGTGACGCAAACTGTATAATTATATTTACAAACTATTTCTAGATGCCAGATTACATGTTAAACTACAAAACTGGAATGTAGACAGacattaaataaatgtgcatACCGATTCCCACTACAATAAAACTCACCCCTTCACTATGTGACAGGGATTCTCCTGgttcttcttcctcccattCTTCATCACTCTCCACCTCATAGTCGAGCAGTTTCTGTagtcaaacaaaacaattaatgtCACTGttacaaaaacaacattcagGGTTAAAGgcaaaaagtgacaaaatcacAGACGGCTACATTGAAACTACTATTCTAAAACCCATGACATGCCAAGTACAGTCATGACGTCCCAACAGTGCTTAAGGCCTTTATCCAATCAGTACCTTGTCCTGTTTGAAGGGGCAGCGAGCGGAGATGTGAGAACTCTTCTTACTCCAGGTGCCCCAGTAGGCTGGACGGTAGTTTGCAtggaactgcagcagcttcatggCTCCACAACGTTTACGATCTGGAACATCTGCTTTGGGTCCTTCTGCTGTTGTACACTTACTATGAACAAAAGATGAGAAGAGAGGGAAACCATGTTTAACCATCAAACTACTGGTAAAAGTCATTTGCTCTTTACAATCTATAACGTGGGCAGAATTACACACCCCAAAGCGTTTTATTCTGGCTGAGACTAATGAAGCATTGTGTTCAGCAGTTCATTCAACTGGGGAATCACAGCAGTTATCAGCTTTTAATAATAACGAACAAAGAAGCCAACAAATATATGGAGGCCACAAATTCATGATCCGTTTTGAAAGCAGTTGTGCCTTTTCATACATGCCCTGAATTGGCAAATTACAGGTTATTATAAAATGCTTTGCACAGAAGAACATAATGGGACAGATTGAGGTTAATCCCAATGGCTCACCAGAGCGGGTCTCTTGGTCTCGGGTTGGTGGGTCCTGAGCGTCGGGGTATTGGACCGATCCAGTCTTTCAGTCCATTCAAGTTATCAGCAGGGTTCAACAAGCAccggtccagctcctccagtgCGGAGTCCTCACAATGAACCCGGCATAGTGGAGCAAGAGCCATGTGCTCTTTTATCTCAAATGGAGCAAACTTCCCACACGCAGCTGCAAGCGTCTGAGACAGCCACGTTTTATTATCaatttttattcattcaattgGCTAT
This Gasterosteus aculeatus chromosome 8, fGasAcu3.hap1.1, whole genome shotgun sequence DNA region includes the following protein-coding sequences:
- the ubxn6 gene encoding UBX domain-containing protein 6 isoform X1, producing MKKFFEDIKKDIKFKSAGPGKKLTEASSSKAEVVQSSCGSKHNRNAPSEGSQRAGAAALARIEQHPRPKVHTSQDAIRNQGEVQFSRGKGEANRRPIDGYSETPTRQVKRELETAALADKERSNPEEESKVVEKDLSCLSVSGVYFTCPLTGATLTKSEREVHIKEAILMRFEEDAVEASVMMVHTFNKDKEKVKAAVDIMSKYIENICKNPTEEKYRKIKLSNKVYQEKVRCVDGCREFLEALGFTSILLPVEGQEEEEEFLVLLEHGPDALELMKERRDRLQRGEPVRAQLDRQPQAFRSSPHGQRFELPPDFYNLTAEELKREQHQRSESVEKNAMMRTKAMREKEEQRERRKYNYTLLRIRLPDGSLLQGTFYAWDRLTTLFCFVRDSLVDGWRPFELLAPGGQKLTESEEVALAECNLVPAALLTFSWDAAVQADITAAGGSSSAILKPELLETLRTLS
- the ubxn6 gene encoding UBX domain-containing protein 6 isoform X2 — encoded protein: MKKFFEDIKKDIKFKSAGPGKKLTEASSSKAEVVQSSCGSKHNRNAPSEGSQRAGAAALARIEQHPRPKVHTSQDAIRNQVKRELETAALADKERSNPEEESKVVEKDLSCLSVSGVYFTCPLTGATLTKSEREVHIKEAILMRFEEDAVEASVMMVHTFNKDKEKVKAAVDIMSKYIENICKNPTEEKYRKIKLSNKVYQEKVRCVDGCREFLEALGFTSILLPVEGQEEEEEFLVLLEHGPDALELMKERRDRLQRGEPVRAQLDRQPQAFRSSPHGQRFELPPDFYNLTAEELKREQHQRSESVEKNAMMRTKAMREKEEQRERRKYNYTLLRIRLPDGSLLQGTFYAWDRLTTLFCFVRDSLVDGWRPFELLAPGGQKLTESEEVALAECNLVPAALLTFSWDAAVQADITAAGGSSSAILKPELLETLRTLS